A stretch of Rubinisphaera margarita DNA encodes these proteins:
- a CDS encoding GNAT family N-acetyltransferase, whose amino-acid sequence MATTLVTAPSLEFLQLSPLACDAEFLRQWKQLEQESCCGNAFLSPEFVRSLAPHRLDETEVQILACRDTARRRLLGLGIFQHTSGTKTLPLPHLISWQDPHVYRSGLLLSNESQTQFFQSLVEFVHKTPNGLMGIEFTNLRVDSPWARELREVTASRGGSFRLIPETSCPAVILPELGVKGLEQNWSSSRRKSIRKNQRRLEAHGPVSFQILESSTDKAPALRRFLQLEQNSWKGEMGTALACRREDAGFARQLVWEAANSEFLAISELKAGTEVAATALNFVSGPELFAFKIAWNSRFENCSPGTLHEVALVEYLRQHRPGIIRIDSCAHSDSYLSGLWPHRITVGNGLLCTAKIARGAGKLVTKLQSLKRWASHQIAIDDASSSGESE is encoded by the coding sequence ATGGCCACGACGCTCGTCACCGCTCCGTCTCTGGAATTCCTCCAGCTCTCGCCGTTGGCGTGCGATGCGGAATTCCTCCGACAGTGGAAACAACTGGAACAGGAAAGCTGCTGCGGGAACGCCTTCCTGTCGCCGGAGTTCGTGCGGTCGCTTGCTCCCCACCGACTGGATGAAACCGAGGTGCAGATTCTGGCCTGCCGGGATACCGCCCGGCGGCGCCTGCTCGGACTGGGAATCTTCCAGCACACGTCCGGCACGAAGACTCTGCCGCTGCCGCATCTGATTTCGTGGCAGGACCCTCATGTCTACCGCAGTGGTCTTCTGCTGAGCAACGAAAGTCAGACTCAGTTCTTTCAGTCGCTCGTCGAATTCGTGCACAAGACCCCCAATGGATTGATGGGGATTGAATTCACGAATCTTCGGGTCGATTCTCCCTGGGCCAGGGAACTGCGGGAAGTAACCGCCAGCCGAGGCGGCTCGTTCCGCTTGATTCCGGAGACCTCCTGTCCGGCCGTCATCCTTCCTGAACTGGGAGTGAAAGGTCTCGAACAGAACTGGTCCTCGTCCCGCCGAAAGTCGATCCGCAAGAACCAGCGGAGACTCGAGGCTCACGGGCCTGTCAGCTTCCAGATTCTGGAGTCTTCGACGGACAAAGCGCCTGCACTGCGACGTTTTCTGCAGCTCGAACAGAACAGCTGGAAAGGGGAAATGGGAACGGCTCTCGCCTGTCGGCGGGAAGACGCCGGGTTCGCCCGCCAGCTTGTCTGGGAAGCGGCCAATTCAGAGTTCCTCGCCATCAGCGAGTTGAAAGCGGGGACTGAAGTCGCGGCCACGGCTCTCAATTTTGTCTCCGGGCCCGAACTCTTCGCATTCAAGATCGCCTGGAATAGCCGATTCGAGAACTGCAGTCCGGGAACACTTCACGAGGTTGCTCTGGTGGAGTACCTGAGGCAGCATCGTCCGGGGATCATTCGCATCGACAGCTGCGCTCACTCCGACTCGTATCTGTCCGGCCTCTGGCCTCATCGCATCACGGTCGGCAATGGTTTGCTCTGCACTGCCAAGATCGCACGGGGAGCCGGGAAGCTGGTCACAAAACTGCAATCGCTGAAACGCTGGGCCAGCCATCAGATCGCCATCGACGACGCCTCATCTTCAGGCGAATCGGAATAA